The sequence below is a genomic window from Mycobacterium heidelbergense.
GGCCATGCCGGTGACGGCCTCGACGCCGTGCTTTTCGCCGAGGTGCGTCATCAGTTGGATCGGGTCGCGGTAGAAGACCATCGGCTCCTCGCCCGCTTCGCCGATGTTGGTGGACATCACCTCCGGCTCCACCGTGGGCAGCGTGTCGAGGCCGAGCTCCTTGGTGATCTGGCTCGCCGTCGGGAACTGCACCGAACCGGCGATCTCGTACCGGAAGCCGTCGATCAATTCGACGGTCGCGGCCATGCCCCCCGCGTAGGTGTTGGCTTCCAGGCACAGCGTGCGCAGGCCCGCGCGCTGTAGGACCGCGGCGGCGGTCAGTCCGTTGTGTCCGGCCCCGACGACGATCGCGTCATAGTCCGTCTTGCCCATGATCCTGGTTCGTCCTCCCTCGGGCGAGCGCGTGCCAAGAATATGTCAGTACTGACATAATTGAAAGGTGTCAGTGCTGACGGGTCGCGGAGGGCTGGGATACGATCGCGGCGACATGGCAGTGCTCGTTGGTAAGCCGACAAACCGTCACCAACAACGCCGGCGCTCGACGCACGAGGCGCTCCGCCAAGCGGCGTTGAAGAGCTTCGCCCGCAAGGGATTCGCGAACGTGACCGTGACCGAGCTGGCCCGCGAGGCCGGCGTCACCGAACGCACCTTCTTCCGCCATTTCCCGACCAAGGAGGCGGTGCTGTTCCAGGACTACGAGACGCACCTGGAATGGCTGGCCGAGGCGCTCGCGCGGCGTCCGGCCGCCGAGTCACTCTTCGACGCGGTGCTGGCGAGCGTCGCGGCGTTCCCGCACGACCTCGAAGTGGTGCGCCAGGCGGCGACGGCCCGCGCGGAGTTGATCAGCGCGGACCGCATCGCGAGCCACCTTCGGGTGGTGCAATCGTCGTTCGCCCGAGTGCTGACCGGCTTCGTCAGGGACCGCAATTCGGACGTCCCGGGCATCGACCTCGGCGCAGAGGTCGCTGGCTCCGCTTTGGCCGCCGCCCTCGTTGTGGCAGTGGAGAATTGGGGCCGCAACGGCTGCGCGGGCGACC
It includes:
- a CDS encoding TetR/AcrR family transcriptional regulator, which translates into the protein MAVLVGKPTNRHQQRRRSTHEALRQAALKSFARKGFANVTVTELAREAGVTERTFFRHFPTKEAVLFQDYETHLEWLAEALARRPAAESLFDAVLASVAAFPHDLEVVRQAATARAELISADRIASHLRVVQSSFARVLTGFVRDRNSDVPGIDLGAEVAGSALAAALVVAVENWGRNGCAGDLGELVTASLDLLRSGLAPLA